A genome region from Lucilia cuprina isolate Lc7/37 chromosome 3, ASM2204524v1, whole genome shotgun sequence includes the following:
- the LOC111690021 gene encoding mucin-5B-like — protein sequence MESEDKDCSITKQCNSSSESNSSSGGKETDCKSSDSCDSSSESKEKSCIGSKICDESAETKDLESKHMSCEDPTSCAISLESNSHECILSKNCDSSSEIEEQECKSSQSCHSSSEGNEYSCEKSKSCGSHDKECDSSTESKEFSCNYNSTEKTPTATSVTEHNPTPQTTKKLTELSTEIHLTTLRQTTGSGISTTKKSIEELSTETPLITIPKTTGSGKVETTRSGMSITEESSEELSTETPLTTILQATGKGDVESTSFETEESTEELSTYTPLTTIPQTTGSGDVKTTISEMITTEEITTEIPLTTIRQTTASGDVETTVSGMSTTGELSTEKPLTTITQTTGTGDIETSVSRMSTTRELSTETPLTRIPQTTGPGDVETTRSGMSTTEEYSEELSTETPLTTIPQMSGRSDVETTRSRMSTIEISTEELSTETPLTTTGMSTTKLSTQELSTETPLTTIAQITGSGDVETTRSGMSTTEEYSEELSTKTPLTTIPQTSGRGDVETTISGMSTTKELSTETPLTTIPKTTGSGDVETTRSEMSTIEISTEELSTETPLITIPQTSGRGDEKTTISRMPTTEELSTVTPLTRIPKTTGSGDGETTSSGMSPTEESSEELSTEASLITIPQTTGFGDVETTTPEMSTAKESSEKLTTKIPLTTIPQATGSGDEVTTISGMSTTDKSTEELLTETPLTRIPQTTGFDVVETTTSVISTTEKSTEELSTETPLTTISQTTGPGDSCQLKHL from the exons ATGGAAAGTGAAGATAAAGACTGTAGTATAACGAAACAATGTAACTCGTCATCAGAAAGTAACTCTTCCTCAGGAGGTAAAGAAACTGATTGCAAGTCATCAGACAGTTGCGACAGTTCATCCGAAAGTAAAGAGAAAAGCTGTATAGGTTCAAAAATCTGTGACGAATCTGCCGAAACTAAGGACTTAGAAAGCAAACATATGAGCTGCGAAGACCCAACAAGTTGTGCCATTTCATTAGAAAGTAATTCACACGAATGTATACTGTCGAAAAATTGCGATTCCTCATCAGAAATTGAAGAACAAGAATGTAAATCATCACAGAGCTGCCATAGTTCATCAGAAGGTAATGAATACTCCTGCGAAAAATCTAAATCATGCGGCAGCCATGATAAAGAATGTGACTCGTCTACGGAAAGTAAAGAATTCAGCTGCAATTACAACTCTACAGAAAAAACACCAACTGCAACTTCAGTAACCGAACATAATCCTACCCCACAAACAACTAAGAAATTGACGGAACTGTCAACCGAAATTCATCTCACAACACTTCGCCAGACAACTGGCTCTGGAATCTCAAcgacaaaaaaatctatagaagAGTTGTCAACTGAAACACCTTTGATAACAATTCCAAAAACAACCGGCTCAGGAAAGGTAGAAACTACAAGATCTGGAATGTCTATAACAGAAGAATCTTCAGAGGAATTGTCAACTGAAACACCTTTGACCACAATTTTACAGGCAACTGGAAAAGGTGATGTAGAAAGTACTAGTTTTGAAACAGAAGAATCTACGGAAGAGTTGTCAACTTATACACCTTTGACCACTATTCCACAGACAACTGGCTCAGGTGATGTAAAAACTACTATATCTGAAATGATTACAACAGAAGAGATTACAACTGAAATACCTTTGACAACAATTCGACAGACAACTGCCTCAGGTGATGTAGAAACTACTGTATCTGGAATGTCTACGACAGGAGAGTTGTCAACTGAAAAACCTTTGACCACAATTACTCAGACAACTGGCACAGGTGATATAGAAACTAGTGTATCTAGAATGTCTACGACAAGAGAGTTGTCAACTGAAACACCTTTAACCAGAATTCCACAGACAACCGGCCCAGGTGATGTAGAGACTACAAGATCTGGAATGTCTACGACAGAGGAATATTCAGAAGAGTTGTCAACTGAAACACCTTTGACCACAATTCCACAGATGTCTGGCCGAAGTGATGTAGAAACTACCAGATCTAGAATGTCTACGATAGAAATATCTACTGAAGAGTTGTCAACTGAAACTCCTTTGACCACAACTGGTATGTCTACGACAAAATTATCTACACAAGAGTTGTCAACTGAAACACCTTTGACTACAATTGCACAAATAACTGGCTCAGGTGATGTAGAAACTACCAGATCTGGAATGTCTACGACAGAGGAATATTCAGAGGAGTTGTCAACTAAAACACCTCTGACCACAATTCCACAGACTTCTGGCCGAGGTGATGTAGAAACTACTATATCTGGAATGTCTACTACAAAAGAGTTGTCAACTGAAACACCTTTGACCACAATTCCAAAGACAACTGGCTCAGGTGATGTAGAAACTACCAGATCTGAAATGTCTACGATAGAAATATCTACAGAAGAGTTGTCAACTGAAACACCTTTGATCACAATTCCACAGACGTCTGGCCGAGGTGATGAAAAAACTACTATATCTAGAATGCCTACGACAGAAGAGTTGTCAACTGTAACACCTTTGACCAGAATTCCAAAGACAACTGGCTCTGGCGATGGAGAAACTACAAGTTCTGGAATGTCTCCGACGGAGGAATCTTCAGAAGAGTTGTCAACTGAAGCATCATTGATCACAATTCCACAGACAACTGGCTTTGGTGATGTAGAAACTACCACACCTGAAATGTCTACGGCAAAGGAATCTTCAGAAAAGTTGACAACTAAAATACCTTTAACCACAATTCCACAGGCAACTGGCTCTGGTGATGAAGTAACTACAATTTCTGGAATGTCAACGACAGACAAATCTACAGAAGAGTTGTTAACTGAAACACCTTTGACCAGAATTCCACAGACAACTGGCTTTGATGTTGTAGAAACTACAACATCTGTTATATCTACGACAGAAAAATCTACAGAAGAGTTGTCAACTGAAACACCTTTGACCACAATTTCACAGACAACTGGACCAGGTGAT AGTTGTCAACTGAAACACCTTTGA
- the LOC124418975 gene encoding putative GPI-anchored protein pfl2, with product MSTTEESSEELSTETSLTTIAQTTSSGDVETTTSGMSTTELSTQELSTETPLTTIAQTTGSGDKETIIPGMSTTEKSTEESSTETPLTIIPQTTGSFDVETTISEMSTIEDLSTETPLTRIPQTTGPGDVGTTISGMSTTEQLSTETPLTIIPQTTDSGDVETTISGISTTEELPTETPLITISKSTGSEDVETTGSGMSTIEDSAEELSNETPLTTIPQTTGYAETTLSELYTAESSTEELSTETHLITVPHTTGSEDVETTGSGISTTKESTEPLSTKTPPTTTPDSQSKDCSDSSNCKSSESIGRDCKVSESCSASTESEDKDCSTTKQCNSSSESYSSSGSKETDCKSTDSCDSLSEIKEKSCIGSKICSESAESKDLEKSCGHSTSCAISSESNSHECIQSKNCDSSSDIEEQECKSSQSCHSSSEGNEYSCEKSKSCGSHDKECDSSTESKEFSCNYNSTEKTPTATLVTEHNPTPQTTKKLTELSTEIHLTTIRQTIGSGISTTKESIEELSTETPLTTIPKTTGSGNVETTRSGMSTTEESSEELSTETPLTTILHTTGKGNVEITTSETEESTEELSTYTPLATIPQTTGLGDVKTTISRMPTTEEITTETPLTTIPQTTGSGDEETTRPGMSTTEKSTEELSTETPLTTILQTTDQGDVETTRSGMFTIEDSAEELSTETPLTTITQTTGSSDIETIIPGMSTTEQLSTEKTLTTIPQTTDFGDVETTRSVMPTTEKSAEELSTETPLTTIPQTTDSSDVQTTRFGMSTTEKSAEELSTETHLTTISQTTGSGDKGTNIPGMSTTEQLSTESPLTTILQIIGSDNGETTRSGISTIKESSEELSTETPLTTIPQTTDSSDVETTRSVMSTTEKSTEELSTEIPLTTISQTTGPGDVETTRSGMSTKEISSEELSNEQHLTTITQTTGSEDVETTGSDTSKTKESSEELSTEIPLTTIPHTTDSSDVETTRSGMSTKEISSEELSTRKSLTTITQTTGSEDVETTGSETSKTKESSEDLS from the exons ATGTCTACGACAGAAGAATCTTCAGAAGAGTTGTCAACTGAAACATCTTTGACCACAATTGCACAGACAACTAGCTCAGGTGATGTAGAAACTACTACATCTGGAATGTCTACGACAGAATTATCTACACAAGAGTTGTCAACTGAAACGCCTTTGACCACAATTGCACAGACAACTGGCTCAGGTGATAAAGAAACTATTATACCTGGAATGTCTACGACAGAAAAATCTACAGAAGAGTCATCAACTGAAACACCTTTGACCATAATTCCACAGACAACTGGCTCATTTGATGTAGAAACTACTATATCTGAAATGTCTACTATAGAAGACTTGTCAACTGAAACACCTCTGACCAGAATTCCCCAGACAACTGGCCCAGGTGATGTAGGAACTACTATATCTGGTATGTCTACGACAGAACAGTTGTCAACTGAAACACCTTTGACCATAATTCCACAGACAACTGACTCAGGTGATGTAGAAACTACTATATCTGGAATATCAACGACAGAAGAGTTGCCAACTGAAACACCTTTGATCACAATTTCAAAGTCAACTGGCTCAGAAGATGTAGAAACTACTGGATCTGGAATGTCTACGATAGAAGATTCTGCAGAAGAACTGTCAAATGAAACTCCTCTAACAACTATTCCACAGACAACTGGTTATGCAGAAACTACTTTATCTGAACTGTATACTGCAGAGTCATCGACAGAAGAGCTGTCAACTGAAACACATCTGATTACAGTTCCACATACAACTGGCTCAGAAGATGTAGAAACTACTGGATCTGGAATTTCTACTACAAAAGAATCTACAGAACCTTTGTCAACTAAAACACCTCCCACCACAACTCCCGATAGCCAATCTAAAGACTGCAGCGATTCCAGTAATTGCAAATCTTCCGAGAGTATAGGAAGGGATTGCAAAGTTTCCGAAAGTTGCAGTGCATCTACGGAAAGTGAAGATAAAGACTGTAGTACAACGAAACAATGTAACTCGTCATCAGAAAGTTACTCTTCCTCAGGAAGTAAAGAAACTGATTGCAAGTCAACAGACAGTTGTGACAGTTTATCCGAAATTAAAGAGAAAAGCTGTATAGGTTCAAAAATCTGTAGCGAATCTGCCGAAAGTAAGGATTTAGAGAAGAGCTGCGGACACTCAACTAGTTGTGCCATTTCATCAGAAAGTAATTCACACGAATGTATACAGTCGAAAAATTGCGATTCCTCATCAGATATTGAAGAACAAGAATGTAAATCATCACAGAGCTGCCATAGTTCATCAGAAGGTAATGAATACTCCTGCGAAAAATCTAAATCATGCGGCAGCCATGATAAAGAATGTGACTCCTCTACGGAAAGTAAAGAATTCAGCTGCAATTACAACTCTACAGAAAAAACACCAACTGCAACATTAGTAACCGAACATAATCCTACCCCACAAACAACTAAGAAATTGACGGAACTGTCAACTGAAATTCATCTCACAACAATTCGCCAGACAATTGGCTCTGGAATCTCAACGACAAAGGAATCTATAGAAGAGTTGTCAACTGAAACACCTTTGACAACAATTCCAAAGACAACCGGCTCAGGAAATGTAGAAACTACAAGATCTGGAATGTCTACAACAGAAGAATCTTCAGAGGAATTGTCAACTGAAACACCTTTGACAACAATTTTACACACAACTGGAAAAGGTAATGTAGAAATTACTACATCTGAAACAGAAGAATCTACAGAAGAGTTGTCAACTTATACACCTTTGGCCACTATTCCACAGACAACTGGCTTAGGTGATGTAAAAACTACTATATCTAGAATGCCTACAACAGAAGAGATTACAACTGAAACACCTTTGACAACAATTCCACAGACAACTGGCTCTGGTGATGAAGAAACTACAAGACCTGGAATGTCTACGACAGAAAAATCTACGGAAGAGTTGTCAACTGAAACACCTTTGACCACAATTTTACAGACAACTGACCAAGGTGATGTAGAAACTACTAGATCTGGAATGTTCACGATAGAAGATTCTGCAGAAGAGTTGTCAACTGAAACACCATTGACCACAATTACACAGACAACTGGCTCAAGTGATATAGAAACTATTATACCTGGCATGTCTACGACAGAACAGTTGTCAACTGAAAAAACTTTGACAACAATTCCACAGACAACTGACTTTGGCGATGTAGAAACTACCAGATCTGTAATGCCTACGACAGAAAAATCTGCAGAAGAGTTGTCAACTGAAACACCTTTGACAACAATTCCACAGACAACTGACTCAAGTGATGTACAAACTACCAGATTTGGAATGTCTACGACAGAGAAATCTGCAGAAGAGTTGTCAACTGAAACTCATTTGACTACAATTTCACAGACAACTGGCTCAGGTGATAAAGGAACTAATATACCTGGAATGTCTACGACAGAACAGTTGTCAACTGAATCGCCTTTGACCACAATTCTACAGATAATTGGCTCTGATAATGGAGAAACTACAAGATCTGGAATATCTACGATAAAGGAATCTTCAGAAGAGTTGTCAACTGAAACACCTTTGACAACAATTCCACAGACAACTGACTCAAGTGATGTAGAAACTACCAGATCTGTAATGTCTACGACAGAAAAATCTACAGAAGAGTTGTCAACTGAAATACCTTTGACCACAATTTCTCAGACAACTGGCCCAGGTGATGTAGAAACTACTAGATCTGGAATGTCTACGAAAGAAATATCTTCAGAAGAGTTGTCAAATGAACAACATTTGACCACAATTACACAGACAACTGGCTCAGAAGATGTAGAAACTACTGGATCAGATACGTCTAAAACAAAGGAATCTTCAGAAGAGTTGTCAACTGAAATTCCTTTGACAACAATTCCACATACAACTGACTCAAGTGATGTAGAAACTACCAGATCTGGAATGTCTACAAAAGAAATATCTTCAGAAGAGCTGTCAACTAGAAAATCTTTGACCACAATTACACAAACAACTGGCTCAGAAGATGTAGAAACTACTGGATCTGAAACGTCTAAGACAAAGGAATCTTCAGAAGACTT ATCTTGA
- the LOC124418974 gene encoding putative GPI-anchored protein pfl2, with protein MAGAKILNQLIEFEITLASTESEDKDCSTTKQCNSSSESYSSSGSKETDCNSTDSCDSSSESKEKSSIGSKICDESAEIKDLESKEKICEDPTSCAISSESNSHECILSKNCDSSPEIEEQKCKSSQSCHSSSEGNEYSCEKSKSCGSHNKECGSSTESKQISCNYNSTDKTPTATSVTEHNPTPQTTKKLTELSTEIHLTTLRQTTGSGISTTKKSIEELSTETPLKTIPKTTGSGKVETTRSGMSTTEEFSEELSTETPLTTILQITGKGDVEITRSETEESTEELSTYTPLTTIPQTTGSGDVKTTISGMSTTEEITTETPLTTIRQTTASGDVESTVSGMTTTGELSTEKPLTSIPPTTGTVDIETSISEMSTTGELSTETPLTRIPQTTGLGDVETTRSGMSTTEEYSEELSTETPLTTIPQTYDRGDVEKTRSGMSTIEISTEELSTETPLTTTTKKSIEVLSTETPLITIPKTTGSGKVETTRSGMSTTEETSEELSTETPLTTILQTTGKGDVEITTSETEESTEELSTYTPLTTIPQTTGSGDVKTTISGMSTTEEITTETPLTTIRQTTPSGDVESTVSKMTTTGELSTEKPLTSITQTTGTGDIETSVSGMSTTGELSTETPLTRIPQTTGPGDVETTRSGMSTIEEYSEELSTETPLTTIPQTSGRGDIETTRSGMSTIEISTEELSTETPLTTTGMSATKLSTQELSTETPLTTIAQITGSGDVETTRSGMSTTEVYSEEFSTKTPLTTIPQTSVRGDVETTISGMSTTEELSTETPLNTIPKTTGSGDVETTRSELSTTEEYSEELSTETPMTTIPQMSGRSDVKTSISRTSTTEELSTEKPLTTISQTTGQGDVETTRSSIDHNFTCNWPR; from the exons ATGGCAGGTGCTAAGATTTTGAACCAGCTTATAGAATTTGAAATCACACT TGCATCTACGGAAAGTGAAGATAAAGACTGTAGTACAACGAAACAATGTAACTCGTCATCAGAAAGTTACTCTTCCTCAGGAAGTAAAGAAACTGATTGCAATTCAACAGACAGTTGCGACAGTTCATCCGAAAGTAAAGAGAAAAGCTCTATTGGTTCAAAAATCTGTGACGAATCTGCCGAAATTAAGGATTTAGAAAGCAAAGAGAAGATCTGCGAAGACCCAACAAGTTGTGCCATTTCATCAGAAAGTAATTCACACGAATGTATACTGTCGAAAAATTGCGATTCCTCACCGGAAATAGaagaacaaaaatgtaaatcatCACAGAGCTGTCATAGTTCATCAGAAGGTAATGAATACTCCTGCGAAAAATCTAAATCATGCGGCAGCCATAATAAAGAATGTGGCTCATCTACGGAAAGTAAACAAATCAGCTGCAATTACAACTCTACAGATAAAACACCAACTGCAACTTCAGTAACCGAACATAATCCTACCCCACAAACAACTAAGAAATTGACGGAACTGTCAACTGAAATTCATCTCACAACACTTCGCCAGACAACTGGCTCTGGAATCTCAACGACAAAGAAATCTATAGAAGAGTTGTCAACTGAAACACCTTTGAAAACAATTCCAAAGACAACCGGCTCAGGAAAGGTAGAAACTACAAGATCTGGAATGTCTACAACAGAAGAATTTTCAGAGGAATTGTCAACTGAAACACCTTTGACCACAATTTTACAGATAACTGGAAAAGGTGATGTAGAAATTACTAGATCTGAAACAGAAGAATCTACAGAAGAGTTGTCAACTTATACACCTTTGACCACTATTCCACAGACAACTGGCTCAGGTGATGTAAAAACTACTATATCTGGAATGTCTACAACAGAAGAGATTACAACTGAAACACCTTTGACAACAATTCGACAGACAACTGCCTCAGGTGATGTAGAAAGTACTGTATCTGGAATGACTACGACAGGAGAGTTGTCAACTGAAAAACCTTTGACCTCAATTCCTCCGACAACTGGCACAGTTGATATAGAAACTAGCATATCTGAAATGTCTACGACAGGAGAGTTGTCAACTGAAACACCTTTGACCAGAATTCCACAGACAACAGGCCTAGGTGACGTAGAGACTACAAGATCTGGAATGTCTACAACAGAGGAATATTCAGAAGAGTTGTCAACTGAAACACCTTTGACCACAATTCCACAGACGTATGACCGAGGTGATGTAGAAAAAACCAGATCTGGAATGTCAACGATAGAAATATCTACAGAAGAGTTGTCAACTGAAACACCTTTGACCACAACGACAAAGAAATCTATAGAAGTGTTGTCAACTGAAACACCTTTGATAACAATTCCAAAGACAACCGGCTCAGGAAAGGTAGAAACTACAAGATCTGGAATGTCTACAACAGAAGAAACTTCAGAGGAATTGTCAACTGAAACACCTTTGACCACAATTTTACAGACAACTGGAAAAGGTGATGTAGAAATTACTACATCTGAAACAGAAGAATCTACAGAAGAGTTGTCAACTTATACACCTTTGACCACAATTCCACAGACAACTGGCTCGGGTGATGTAAAAACTACTATATCTGGAATGTCTACAACAGAAGAGATTACAACTGAAACACCTTTGACAACAATTCGACAGACAACTCCCTCAGGTGATGTAGAAAGTACTGTATCTAAAATGACTACGACAGGAGAGTTGTCAACTGAAAAACCTTTGACCTCAATTACTCAGACAACTGGCACAGGTGATATAGAAACTAGTGTATCTGGAATGTCTACGACAGGAGAGTTGTCAACTGAAACACCTTTGACCAGAATTCCACAGACAACAGGCCCAGGTGATGTAGAGACTACAAGATCTGGAATGTCTACGATAGAGGAATATTCAGAAGAGTTGTCAACTGAAACACCTTTGACCACAATTCCACAGACGTCTGGCCGAGGTGATATAGAAACTACCAGATCTGGAATGTCTACGATAGAAATATCTACAGAAGAGTTGTCAACTGAAACACCTTTGACCACAACTGGAATGTCTGCGACAAAATTATCTACACAAGAGTTGTCAACAGAAACACCTTTGACTACAATTGCACAGATAACTGGCTCAGGTGATGTAGAAACTACCAGATCTGGAATGTCTACGACAGAGGTATATTCAGAGGAGTTTTCAACTAAAACACCTTTGACCACAATTCCACAGACGTCTGTCCGAGGTGATGTAGAAACTACTATATCTGGAATGTCTACGACAGAAGAGTTGTCAACTGAAACACCTTTGAACACAATTCCAAAGACAACTGGGTCAGGCGATGTAGAAACTACCAGATCTGAACTGTCTACGACAGAGGAATATTCAGAAGAGTTGTCAACTGAAACACCTATGACCACAATTCCACAGATGTCTGGCCGAAGTGATGTAAAAACTAGTATATCTAGAACGTCTACGACAGAAGAGTTGTCAACTGAAAAACCTTTGACCACAATTTCGCAGACAACTGGCCAAGGTGATGTAGAAACTACAAGATCTAGCATTGACCACAATTTCACATGCAACTGGCCCAGGTGA